In Agromyces sp. G08B096, a genomic segment contains:
- a CDS encoding transcriptional repressor yields the protein MKRNTWQREAVREALDGTEGFISAQALHSALHASGSPIGLATVYRALGDLASTGEADSLQSPEGEALYRACSTTGHHHHLICRNCGLTVEIGADEVEAWAKRVAAEHGFTGAAHVVDVFGLCANCTRLQAGDAADA from the coding sequence ATGAAACGCAACACCTGGCAGCGCGAGGCCGTTCGAGAGGCCCTCGACGGCACCGAGGGCTTCATCAGCGCGCAGGCGCTGCACTCGGCCCTGCACGCGAGCGGGTCCCCCATCGGCCTGGCCACCGTGTACCGCGCGCTCGGCGACCTCGCGTCGACCGGCGAGGCGGACTCGCTGCAGTCGCCCGAGGGTGAGGCGCTCTACCGCGCGTGCAGCACGACCGGCCACCACCACCACCTCATCTGCCGCAACTGCGGCCTCACCGTCGAGATCGGCGCCGACGAGGTCGAGGCCTGGGCGAAGCGCGTCGCCGCGGAGCACGGATTCACCGGCGCCGCACACGTCGTCGACGTCTTCGGGCTGTGCGCCAACTGCACGAGACTGCAGGCCGGCGACGCGGCCGACGCCTGA
- a CDS encoding metal ABC transporter permease, producing the protein MGGPLAGLWDSLFGAFELAFMARALGVMLVLAVVAGVVGVLVNLRGLEFISDGLTHAVFPGLAIGLAVGGTSGLLPGAAVAALAGALILTWLARSGVASDAAIAIVLTATFSVGVIVVSRSDDYAGELEALLFGRVLTIPPAEVVPLVAVSVLALLGVGLTLKQQLFRAFDARGSRASGDSGLALDLVLNCAVALVVVAAASTVGTLLVLALLIVPGAVARLATDRLWLLFPVAAAFAAVGAWLGLAAGYGASVGGGVDLPAGATIVAVFVIGYALALVIAWAAGRTATVRTR; encoded by the coding sequence ATGGGCGGTCCCCTCGCGGGTCTGTGGGACTCGCTGTTCGGCGCCTTCGAGCTCGCCTTCATGGCCAGGGCCCTCGGCGTCATGCTCGTGCTCGCCGTCGTCGCGGGCGTCGTCGGGGTGCTGGTGAACCTCCGCGGACTCGAGTTCATCAGCGACGGCCTCACGCATGCCGTCTTCCCCGGCCTCGCCATCGGCCTCGCGGTCGGCGGCACGTCGGGCCTGCTGCCGGGAGCCGCGGTCGCCGCGCTCGCCGGCGCCCTCATCCTCACCTGGCTCGCGCGATCGGGCGTGGCATCCGATGCGGCGATCGCGATCGTGCTGACCGCGACCTTCAGTGTCGGCGTCATCGTCGTCTCCCGCAGCGACGACTACGCGGGCGAGCTCGAGGCGCTGCTCTTCGGCCGGGTGCTGACCATCCCGCCCGCGGAGGTCGTGCCGCTCGTCGCCGTCAGCGTGCTCGCGCTGCTCGGCGTGGGGCTCACCCTCAAGCAGCAGCTGTTCCGCGCGTTCGACGCCCGCGGCAGCCGCGCCTCGGGCGACTCGGGCCTCGCGCTCGACCTGGTGCTGAACTGCGCGGTGGCCCTCGTGGTCGTGGCGGCGGCTTCGACCGTCGGCACGCTGCTCGTGCTGGCGCTCCTCATCGTGCCCGGCGCGGTCGCCCGGCTCGCCACCGATCGGCTGTGGCTGCTGTTCCCGGTGGCTGCGGCGTTCGCGGCGGTCGGCGCGTGGCTCGGCCTCGCGGCCGGATACGGGGCATCCGTCGGCGGGGGAGTGGACCTGCCCGCCGGCGCCACCATCGTCGCCGTGTTCGTGATCGGCTACGCGCTCGCGCTGGTCATCGCGTGGGCGGCGGGCCGCACCGCGACGGTGAGGACGCGCTGA
- a CDS encoding HU family DNA-binding protein: protein MADKSLNKTELVAKIAASTGQSQATVDSVLGGLFEALAEAVGSDTKVSIPGWLAVERTSRAARTGRNPQTGATIEIPAGHSVKVSAGSKLKAAAK, encoded by the coding sequence ATGGCTGACAAGTCGCTGAACAAGACCGAGCTCGTCGCGAAGATCGCCGCGTCGACCGGGCAGAGCCAGGCCACCGTCGACTCCGTGCTCGGCGGGCTCTTCGAGGCGCTCGCGGAGGCCGTCGGCTCGGACACCAAGGTCTCGATCCCGGGTTGGCTCGCCGTCGAGCGCACCTCGCGCGCCGCGCGCACGGGCCGCAACCCGCAGACCGGTGCCACCATCGAGATCCCCGCCGGTCACTCGGTCAAGGTCTCGGCCGGCTCGAAGCTCAAGGCTGCCGCGAAGTAG
- a CDS encoding metal ABC transporter permease, with translation MGYFERALLAAVVIGVGAGYVGALVVLRRRTFFAQALTHATYPGAVAAAALGVSVPLGAAVASVLIVAIMTGIARIRRQGAQVAAGVVLTGGFAAGALLQAAIPGLPVQPESLLVGSILTVTDADILLAAGVAVAAMLLVAAFGRRIVFSTFDPAGFRAAGFREWPVELLVLALIAASVVSSLPAVGAILAIALIAAPAAAARLVVRSYRGVLVAAPVIGAASGIVGVLASRALDVAAGPAIALAATGCFAIALVVSQLRRLPWRGRAIPVETAEEARIA, from the coding sequence ATGGGCTACTTCGAGCGTGCGCTGCTCGCCGCCGTCGTCATCGGGGTCGGCGCCGGCTACGTCGGCGCGCTCGTGGTGCTGCGCCGGCGGACCTTCTTCGCCCAGGCGCTCACCCACGCGACCTACCCCGGCGCCGTGGCGGCGGCCGCCCTCGGCGTCAGCGTGCCGCTCGGCGCCGCCGTCGCCTCCGTGCTCATCGTCGCGATCATGACCGGCATCGCGCGCATTCGTCGGCAGGGGGCGCAGGTCGCGGCGGGCGTCGTGCTCACGGGCGGCTTCGCGGCCGGCGCACTGCTCCAAGCCGCGATCCCCGGGCTGCCCGTGCAGCCCGAGTCGCTGCTCGTCGGGTCGATCCTCACCGTCACCGACGCCGACATCCTCCTCGCCGCCGGCGTGGCGGTCGCGGCGATGCTCCTCGTCGCGGCCTTCGGCCGGCGCATCGTGTTCTCCACGTTCGACCCGGCCGGGTTCCGCGCCGCGGGCTTCCGCGAATGGCCGGTCGAGCTGCTCGTGCTCGCGCTCATCGCCGCCTCGGTCGTGAGCTCCCTGCCCGCGGTCGGGGCCATCCTCGCGATCGCCCTCATCGCCGCGCCGGCCGCGGCGGCCCGGCTCGTTGTCCGCTCCTACCGGGGCGTGCTCGTCGCGGCACCCGTCATCGGCGCGGCATCCGGCATCGTGGGCGTGCTCGCCTCGCGAGCGCTCGACGTCGCGGCCGGTCCCGCCATCGCGCTCGCCGCGACCGGATGCTTCGCCATCGCGCTGGTCGTCTCCCAGCTGCGGCGGCTACCGTGGAGGGGACGGGCCATCCCCGTCGAGACCGCGGAGGAAGCGCGCATCGCATGA
- a CDS encoding cytochrome c oxidase assembly protein, protein MPRSVRVLGPAVLLAVAVLATVAGLVVGGGAAPFQLQDPGPVARWGLPIAKLIVNLGAAGMIGALVLAVWALTPKKPEFDAALDVAAASAAVMTVASAATGLFTFLVVTGESVDLGDAFGQKLGQFLTSIPLGQAWLATTLIAAAVTVLCFAVRNHTALVFVTVLAAASLVPLAQQGHAAGAAGHNAAITALGLHLVFAAAWLGGLLTLVLLQGRLADRLPVVLARYSTVALISFIVVAVSGYASAALRIGDWPQLATPYGLLVVGKVGALIALGLFGALQRRWLIARISRATAASAGSDASTGGRGTFWLLVVIELGFMGLASGLAAALARTATPVPEDAAGSLARTPAEILTGEPLPPAPDWFRYVTEWNPDLIWLLAAGFGIFFYLAGVRRLRRRGDAWPVYRSVLWVAGLLLLAYVTCGGINVYEQSLFSAHMLGHMLLTMAIPVLLVPGAPVTLAARAIHARKDGSRGGREWILLAVHSRFAQIIANPIVAAVLFAGSLWVFYYSPLFRWTMLDHIGHEWMVAHFLITGYLFVQSLIGIDPVPYRLPYAFRLVLLLGTMAFHAFFGLSIMMSESLLLADWYGAMGWGTDALADQQVGGGIAWSIGEIPTVALAITVAIQWSRSDEKESKRRDRHADRTGDAELEEYNARLQALADRDQA, encoded by the coding sequence GTGCCCCGCTCCGTCCGCGTGCTCGGCCCTGCCGTGCTGCTCGCCGTCGCCGTTCTGGCGACCGTCGCGGGCCTCGTCGTCGGCGGCGGCGCCGCCCCGTTCCAGCTCCAGGACCCGGGACCCGTGGCCAGGTGGGGACTGCCGATCGCCAAGCTGATCGTCAACCTCGGCGCGGCCGGCATGATCGGCGCGCTCGTGCTCGCCGTCTGGGCGCTCACCCCGAAGAAGCCCGAGTTCGACGCGGCGCTCGACGTCGCCGCGGCATCCGCTGCCGTCATGACGGTCGCAAGCGCCGCGACCGGGCTCTTCACTTTCCTCGTCGTCACGGGGGAGTCCGTCGACCTCGGCGACGCGTTCGGGCAGAAGCTCGGCCAGTTCCTCACCTCCATCCCGCTCGGCCAGGCCTGGCTCGCGACGACGCTCATCGCCGCGGCGGTCACCGTGCTCTGCTTCGCGGTGCGCAACCACACGGCGCTCGTCTTCGTGACCGTGCTCGCGGCCGCGAGCCTCGTGCCGCTCGCGCAGCAGGGGCACGCGGCCGGTGCCGCCGGCCACAACGCTGCGATCACCGCGCTCGGCCTCCATCTCGTGTTCGCCGCCGCCTGGCTCGGCGGACTGCTGACCCTCGTGCTGCTGCAGGGCAGGCTCGCCGATCGGCTGCCGGTCGTGCTGGCGCGGTACTCGACGGTGGCGCTGATCTCGTTCATCGTCGTCGCTGTCTCGGGGTACGCGAGTGCCGCCCTCCGGATCGGGGACTGGCCGCAGCTCGCCACGCCGTACGGACTGCTCGTGGTCGGCAAGGTGGGCGCGCTGATCGCGCTCGGCCTGTTCGGTGCGCTCCAGCGGCGCTGGCTGATCGCGCGGATCTCCCGTGCGACCGCGGCCTCCGCCGGTTCGGATGCCTCGACCGGCGGACGCGGCACGTTCTGGCTGCTCGTGGTGATCGAGCTCGGCTTCATGGGCCTCGCATCCGGGCTCGCCGCCGCGCTCGCACGGACGGCGACGCCCGTCCCCGAGGATGCCGCGGGCTCGCTCGCCCGCACCCCCGCGGAGATCCTCACCGGCGAGCCGCTGCCGCCCGCTCCCGACTGGTTCCGGTACGTCACGGAGTGGAACCCCGACCTGATCTGGCTGCTCGCCGCGGGCTTCGGCATCTTCTTCTACCTCGCGGGTGTGCGCCGGCTCCGCCGCCGCGGGGACGCGTGGCCCGTATACCGCTCCGTGCTCTGGGTCGCCGGCCTCCTGCTGCTCGCCTACGTCACCTGCGGCGGCATCAACGTGTACGAGCAGTCGCTGTTCTCGGCGCACATGCTCGGGCACATGCTGCTCACGATGGCGATCCCGGTGCTCCTCGTGCCCGGTGCGCCGGTGACGCTCGCGGCGCGAGCCATCCACGCCCGCAAGGACGGCAGCCGCGGCGGTCGCGAGTGGATCCTGCTGGCGGTGCACTCGCGGTTCGCGCAGATCATCGCGAACCCGATCGTCGCGGCGGTGCTGTTCGCCGGCTCGCTCTGGGTCTTCTACTACTCGCCGCTGTTCCGCTGGACGATGCTCGACCACATCGGCCACGAGTGGATGGTCGCGCACTTCCTCATCACCGGGTATCTGTTCGTCCAGTCGCTGATCGGCATCGACCCGGTGCCCTACCGGCTGCCGTACGCCTTCCGGCTCGTGCTGCTGCTCGGCACGATGGCGTTCCACGCCTTCTTCGGCCTCTCGATCATGATGAGCGAGAGCCTGCTGCTCGCCGACTGGTACGGCGCGATGGGGTGGGGCACGGATGCGCTCGCCGACCAGCAGGTCGGCGGCGGCATCGCCTGGTCGATCGGCGAGATCCCGACGGTCGCGCTCGCGATCACGGTGGCGATCCAGTGGTCGCGCAGCGACGAGAAGGAGTCGAAGCGGCGCGACCGCCACGCCGATCGCACGGGCGATGCCGAACTCGAGGAGTACAACGCCAGGCTGCAGGCGCTCGCCGACCGCGATCAAGCCTGA
- a CDS encoding glutamate decarboxylase, whose protein sequence is MNEDTELEPTFTRIGEATTARYTRLPDESMLPQTAYRVVHDESMLDGNARLNLATFVGTWMDEYADRLYRDAFDKNMIDKDEYPATAAIEEYCWRILGDLWNAPVADDVIGTSTIGSSEACMLGGLALKRRWQHARRAAGASTEKPNLIMSSAVQVCWEKFCNYFDVEMRFIPTTDEHPLMDGTGLEDVVDENTIGVVALMGVTYTGAYEPVAKIAAKLDEIQAKTGLDIPIHVDGASGAMVAPFLQPDLEWDFRVERVQSINTSGHKYGLVYPGVGWVVWRSIAALPDDLVFRVSYLGGSMPTFALNFSRPGAQVLLQYYRFIRLGRPGYTAIQQACQDVATYLSSGIGALDAYELLTDGTDIPVFAWRLKAGHTDKWTLYHLSERLRIKGWLVPAYPLSGDQSDQTVMRIVCRNGLSRDLAEDLLRDVREETEFLDSLESPMPHPGLGPTFHH, encoded by the coding sequence ATGAACGAAGACACCGAGCTCGAGCCCACGTTCACGCGCATCGGCGAGGCGACGACCGCGCGCTACACCCGGCTGCCGGACGAGTCGATGCTGCCGCAGACGGCGTACCGGGTCGTGCACGACGAGTCGATGCTGGACGGCAACGCGAGACTGAACCTCGCCACCTTCGTCGGCACGTGGATGGACGAGTACGCGGACCGCCTCTATCGCGACGCGTTCGACAAGAACATGATCGACAAGGACGAGTACCCGGCGACGGCCGCCATCGAGGAGTACTGCTGGCGCATCCTCGGCGACCTCTGGAACGCGCCCGTCGCCGACGACGTCATCGGCACCTCGACGATCGGGTCGTCGGAGGCGTGCATGCTCGGCGGCCTCGCGCTGAAGCGGCGCTGGCAGCACGCCCGCCGGGCGGCCGGCGCGTCGACCGAGAAGCCGAACCTCATCATGAGCTCGGCCGTGCAGGTGTGCTGGGAGAAGTTCTGCAACTACTTCGACGTGGAGATGCGATTCATCCCCACGACCGACGAGCATCCGCTGATGGACGGCACCGGCCTCGAGGACGTCGTCGACGAGAACACGATCGGCGTCGTCGCGCTCATGGGCGTCACCTACACGGGTGCGTACGAGCCGGTCGCGAAGATCGCGGCGAAGCTCGACGAGATCCAGGCGAAGACAGGGCTCGACATCCCCATCCACGTCGACGGCGCCTCGGGGGCCATGGTGGCGCCGTTCCTGCAGCCCGACCTGGAGTGGGACTTCCGCGTGGAGCGGGTGCAATCGATCAACACCTCCGGCCACAAGTACGGGCTCGTCTACCCGGGCGTGGGCTGGGTGGTGTGGCGCTCGATCGCGGCGCTGCCCGACGACCTGGTGTTCCGCGTGAGCTATCTGGGCGGGTCGATGCCGACGTTCGCCCTGAACTTCTCGAGGCCCGGCGCGCAGGTGCTGCTGCAGTACTACCGGTTCATCCGTCTCGGCCGGCCCGGGTACACCGCGATCCAGCAGGCGTGCCAGGACGTGGCGACCTACCTCTCGAGCGGGATCGGCGCGCTCGACGCGTACGAACTGCTGACCGACGGCACCGACATCCCGGTCTTCGCCTGGCGGCTGAAGGCGGGCCACACCGACAAGTGGACGCTGTACCACCTCTCGGAGCGGCTGCGCATCAAAGGATGGCTCGTGCCTGCGTATCCGCTCTCCGGCGACCAGTCCGACCAGACGGTGATGCGCATCGTCTGCCGCAACGGCCTCAGCCGTGACCTGGCCGAAGACCTGCTGCGCGACGTGCGCGAGGAGACGGAGTTCCTCGACTCGCTCGAGAGTCCGATGCCGCATCCGGGGCTCGGCCCGACGTTCCACCACTGA
- the rpsN gene encoding 30S ribosomal protein S14 → MAKKSKIARNNQRQEVVDRYAAKRAELKKTLVDPNATDEAREAARVGLQKLPRNASPVRLRSRDAIDGRPRGVLSKFGISRVRFRDMAHRGELPGITKSSW, encoded by the coding sequence ATGGCCAAGAAGAGCAAGATCGCGCGCAACAACCAGCGCCAGGAGGTCGTGGACCGCTACGCGGCGAAGCGCGCCGAGCTGAAGAAGACACTGGTCGACCCGAACGCGACCGACGAGGCCCGTGAGGCCGCCCGCGTCGGCCTGCAGAAGCTGCCCCGCAACGCCTCGCCGGTGCGCCTGCGCTCGCGCGACGCCATCGACGGCCGCCCCCGCGGCGTGCTGTCGAAGTTCGGCATCTCGCGTGTCCGCTTCCGCGACATGGCCCACCGTGGCGAGCTGCCCGGCATCACCAAGTCGAGCTGGTAA
- the rpmB gene encoding 50S ribosomal protein L28 → MAAVCQVTGAVPGFGHNISHSHRRTKRRFDPNVQKKTYYVPSLRRNVTLNVSAKGIKVIDARGIEAVVKDILARGVKL, encoded by the coding sequence ATGGCAGCAGTGTGCCAGGTGACCGGAGCCGTTCCCGGCTTCGGCCACAACATCTCGCACTCGCACCGCCGGACGAAGCGCCGCTTCGACCCGAACGTGCAGAAGAAGACGTACTACGTGCCGTCGCTTCGTCGTAACGTCACCCTGAACGTGTCCGCCAAGGGCATCAAGGTGATCGACGCGCGTGGCATCGAGGCCGTCGTCAAGGACATCCTGGCTCGGGGGGTCAAGCTCTAA
- a CDS encoding class II glutamine amidotransferase: MCRWLAYTGEPIHPAVLILEPRHSLVAQSLNSPLGAETVNGDGFGVGWYPDTEVLEVQPALFHSIEPAWHDENLRELTWAIDSPLFFAHVRAAAGPPIQQTNCHPFRHGRWLFMHNGAIAEFSRMRRELMLALDPELFPLVHGTTDSEVVFYLAVTFGLEQDPIRGLARALRQIEQVAERLGIRDVVQGTFAVSDGETTWAFRYSTAHRSRTLFYSVDMPTLQEMYPDVERLRLFGAKARVVVSEPLTDLPGAFVEVDESTVVILDAEGFREEPFLRDAA, translated from the coding sequence ATGTGCCGATGGCTCGCATACACGGGGGAGCCGATCCACCCGGCCGTACTGATCCTGGAACCGCGGCATTCGCTGGTCGCGCAATCGCTGAACTCGCCGCTCGGGGCCGAGACGGTGAACGGCGACGGGTTCGGCGTGGGCTGGTATCCCGACACGGAGGTGCTCGAGGTGCAGCCGGCGCTGTTCCACAGCATCGAGCCGGCGTGGCATGACGAGAACCTGCGGGAGCTCACCTGGGCCATCGACTCGCCGCTGTTCTTCGCGCATGTGCGCGCGGCCGCGGGCCCGCCGATCCAGCAGACGAACTGCCACCCGTTCCGTCATGGGCGGTGGCTGTTCATGCACAACGGCGCGATCGCCGAGTTCTCCCGGATGCGGCGGGAGCTGATGCTGGCACTCGATCCGGAGCTGTTCCCGCTGGTGCACGGCACCACGGACTCCGAGGTGGTCTTCTACCTGGCCGTCACGTTCGGGCTCGAGCAGGACCCGATCCGCGGCCTCGCGCGTGCGTTGCGCCAGATCGAGCAGGTCGCCGAGCGGCTCGGCATCCGGGATGTGGTGCAGGGCACCTTCGCCGTGTCCGATGGCGAGACGACGTGGGCGTTCCGGTACTCGACGGCGCACCGGAGCCGCACGCTGTTCTACTCGGTCGACATGCCGACGCTGCAGGAGATGTACCCCGACGTCGAGCGGCTTCGCCTGTTCGGGGCGAAGGCGCGGGTGGTCGTGTCGGAGCCGCTCACCGACCTGCCCGGGGCGTTCGTCGAGGTCGACGAGTCGACGGTCGTCATCCTCGACGCGGAGGGCTTCCGGGAGGAGCCGTTCCTCAGGGATGCGGCGTGA
- a CDS encoding serine hydrolase domain-containing protein, whose protein sequence is MDRLGERRRRGIATAIAGAVVAAVGFTGCTGGTVDPAVQFDAVDASIPGDSATALQQVLDEAVALSGSSGGLATVLAPWAGDWTGVSGTDRFGDDAEPVSPDGTFHLAGVTTEMTCLVLLRLADAGVVELDDRVSTYVDDMPGLDGITLEQLCRHTSGLADYYPNLRPHFIQNPERPWATMELISAGLAMSRTAAPGEAYSYSRTGILLLAVALERATHRGFGDLLREQVIGPLGLDDTGIPDPKDVAHEGALGAFAAGTAPDGSPDCAARYDDSRQSSSMGGAAAGAISSLDDAARLSLAFATGSLVSEGTLRAQWTTAPVPGAEPWVGQGLGGVQYGALRGTASETAGALTAAFTDPDSGLTVVVALNNSSSGQDFVREVAFALASLASKLPPAADSAQPLIELPWSFEQAKERMAQLARCSTTQ, encoded by the coding sequence GTGGACCGTTTGGGGGAGCGACGCCGCCGCGGGATCGCGACGGCGATCGCCGGCGCCGTGGTCGCGGCGGTCGGGTTCACCGGCTGCACCGGCGGCACGGTCGATCCGGCCGTGCAATTCGATGCGGTGGATGCCTCGATCCCGGGCGATTCCGCGACCGCCCTGCAGCAGGTGCTCGACGAGGCGGTCGCGCTCAGCGGCTCGAGCGGCGGCCTCGCGACGGTGCTCGCGCCGTGGGCGGGCGACTGGACGGGCGTCTCGGGCACCGATCGTTTCGGCGACGACGCCGAGCCGGTCTCGCCAGACGGCACCTTCCACCTCGCGGGGGTGACGACGGAGATGACCTGCCTCGTGCTGCTCCGCCTCGCCGACGCCGGGGTGGTCGAGCTCGACGACCGCGTGTCGACCTACGTCGACGACATGCCCGGTCTCGACGGCATCACCCTCGAGCAGCTGTGCCGGCACACGTCGGGCCTCGCCGACTACTACCCGAACCTGCGGCCGCACTTCATCCAGAACCCCGAGCGACCGTGGGCGACGATGGAGCTCATCTCGGCCGGGTTGGCGATGTCGCGGACGGCCGCACCGGGCGAGGCCTACTCGTATTCCCGTACCGGCATCCTGCTGCTCGCCGTCGCGCTCGAGCGCGCGACGCACCGCGGCTTCGGCGACCTGCTGCGCGAGCAGGTGATCGGCCCGCTCGGCCTCGACGACACCGGCATCCCCGACCCGAAGGACGTCGCGCACGAGGGCGCGCTCGGGGCCTTCGCCGCGGGGACCGCGCCCGATGGCAGCCCGGACTGCGCGGCGCGGTACGACGACTCCCGCCAGTCGAGCTCCATGGGCGGCGCGGCCGCGGGCGCGATCTCGTCGCTCGACGACGCCGCGAGGCTGAGCCTGGCGTTCGCGACGGGGTCACTCGTCAGCGAGGGCACGCTGCGCGCGCAATGGACGACTGCGCCGGTGCCCGGTGCGGAGCCATGGGTCGGTCAGGGTCTCGGCGGCGTGCAGTACGGCGCGCTTCGCGGCACCGCGAGCGAGACCGCGGGCGCGCTCACCGCCGCGTTCACCGATCCGGACAGCGGCCTGACCGTCGTCGTCGCGCTGAACAACTCCAGCTCCGGCCAGGACTTCGTGCGCGAGGTCGCCTTCGCGCTCGCGTCGCTGGCCTCGAAGCTGCCGCCTGCCGCAGACTCCGCGCAGCCGCTGATCGAGCTGCCCTGGTCGTTCGAGCAGGCGAAGGAACGGATGGCGCAGCTCGCCCGCTGCTCCACCACGCAGTAG
- a CDS encoding AAA family ATPase, which yields MPDVTLTPEQAAVFHAIEHTREHVFVTGRAGTGKSTLLTHLNWHTQKQIVICAPTGVAALNVGGQTIHSLFRLPIGVIADHEIEQNDTVRKILNAMDTLVVDEVSMVNADLMDAMDRSLRQARQRPAEPFGGAQVVLFGDPYQLAPVPGDGDERRYFQDTYRSLWFFDAKVWDEASLRIYELGEVHRQHDDAFKHMLNAVRHGMVTAEIAGVLNSTGARRPLPEHGAITLATRNHAVTRINRTQLHRLPGQSLANEAEVNGDFGGRAFPADERLELKVGAQVMFLRNDTMVRGDGPRWVNGTIGTVTSLNREVRVEIGGVEHEVEPAVWEKYRYTWDPTRKKLEKQIVAEFSQFPLRLAWAVTIHKSQGASYDTAIVDLGSRVFSPGQTYVALSRLTSLEGLYLARPLKPSDIIVDPNVERFMSGAVRDIGRPPVAAGSAGPPG from the coding sequence GTGCCCGACGTGACCCTCACCCCCGAGCAGGCGGCGGTCTTCCACGCCATCGAGCACACCCGGGAACACGTCTTCGTCACCGGCCGTGCCGGCACCGGCAAATCGACGCTGCTCACCCACCTCAACTGGCACACGCAGAAGCAGATCGTCATCTGCGCGCCGACGGGCGTGGCCGCGCTGAACGTCGGCGGCCAGACCATCCACTCGCTGTTCCGGCTGCCGATCGGGGTCATCGCCGACCACGAGATCGAGCAGAACGACACCGTCCGGAAGATCCTGAACGCAATGGACACGCTCGTCGTCGACGAGGTGTCGATGGTGAACGCCGACCTCATGGACGCGATGGACCGCTCCCTCCGGCAGGCGAGGCAGCGCCCCGCCGAACCATTCGGCGGCGCCCAGGTCGTGCTCTTCGGAGACCCGTACCAGCTCGCACCCGTGCCTGGCGATGGCGACGAGCGCCGCTACTTCCAAGACACCTACCGCTCGCTCTGGTTCTTCGACGCGAAGGTGTGGGACGAGGCATCCCTTCGCATCTACGAGCTGGGCGAGGTGCACCGCCAGCACGACGACGCGTTCAAGCACATGCTGAACGCGGTGCGGCACGGCATGGTCACCGCCGAGATCGCCGGCGTGCTGAACTCCACGGGCGCGCGTCGTCCGCTGCCCGAGCACGGCGCGATCACGCTGGCCACCCGGAACCACGCGGTGACCCGGATCAATCGCACCCAGCTGCACCGCCTGCCGGGTCAGTCCCTCGCGAACGAGGCCGAGGTCAACGGCGACTTCGGCGGCCGCGCCTTCCCCGCTGACGAGCGGCTCGAGCTGAAGGTCGGCGCGCAGGTGATGTTCCTCCGCAACGACACCATGGTGCGCGGCGACGGTCCGCGCTGGGTGAACGGCACGATCGGCACGGTGACCTCGCTGAATCGCGAAGTCCGGGTCGAGATCGGCGGCGTCGAGCACGAGGTCGAGCCTGCGGTCTGGGAGAAGTACCGCTACACCTGGGACCCGACTCGGAAGAAGCTCGAGAAGCAGATCGTCGCCGAGTTCAGCCAGTTCCCGTTGCGGCTCGCCTGGGCCGTCACGATCCACAAGTCGCAGGGCGCGAGTTACGACACCGCGATCGTCGACCTCGGTTCACGGGTCTTCAGCCCGGGCCAGACGTACGTCGCCCTCAGCCGGCTCACGAGTCTCGAGGGGCTGTACCTCGCCCGGCCGTTGAAGCCGAGCGACATCATCGTCGACCCGAACGTCGAACGGTTCATGTCGGGCGCGGTGCGCGACATCGGTCGCCCGCCGGTCGCAGCGGGCTCCGCGGGGCCCCCGGGGTAG
- the rpmG gene encoding 50S ribosomal protein L33 — protein MAKQQDIRPIIKLRSTAGTGYTYVTRKNRRNNPDRLVLKKYDPVVRKHVDFREER, from the coding sequence ATGGCCAAGCAGCAGGACATCCGTCCCATCATCAAGCTTCGTTCGACGGCCGGCACCGGGTACACCTACGTGACCCGCAAGAACCGTCGCAACAACCCCGACCGTCTCGTGCTCAAGAAGTACGACCCCGTGGTGCGCAAGCACGTCGACTTCCGAGAGGAGCGTTAG